In Actinoplanes lobatus, the DNA window CGTCTCGACCTGGCCGCTGCCGTAGACACTCTTCGTGATCCCGGACCCGGGTGTGGTCGTGGACGCCGGGGTGCGGCTGATGCCGAACACGTTCGTCCACTGGTCCCGCTGATAGTCCAGTGAGCGCGGGCTGATCAGCGGGTCCGCGCCGCCGTGCCAGATCTGCACCGGCGGGCGTGTGCCGCTGTAGCCCGGGTAGGAGCCGCGCACCCTGTCGCCCCACTGCTGCGGGGTCAGCGTGGAGGTCGATCCGGAGCAGGGGCCGAGCGATCCGGTACGGAAGTAGGCGCTCTCGGTGTCCGCGCAGCCGTAGGGCATGCCGAAGAACACCGCGCCCGCCTTGAACCGGTCGGGGTAGGCGGCCAGCATCACGTTGGTGGCCGCGCCGCCGCCGGAGTAGCCGGTGACGAACACCCGGCTCATGTCGGCGCCGTAGGTGGTAGCCATGTGGTCGACCATCTGCACCACCGAGCGGGCCTCGCCGTCGCCGCCGTGGGTGCGGTCGGCCTCGTTCCAGGCGCTGAAGCACTTGTGCGGGACGATGCCGCCGGAGCCGACGTTCTCCGGTTTCTGTTCGGGCAGGACCAGGTGGAAGCCGTACAGGTCGGCGTACTTGCGCCAGCCGGTGTTGACGTCCAGGTCCTGCGCCTGGCCGCCGCAGCCGTGGAAGAGCACCACGACCGGGGCGCCGGTTCCGGCGGACGTGGGTACGTAGGTGAACATCCGCTGGTTGCCGGGGTTGCTGCCGAACGACGTGACCTCACTGAACCCGGTCGCGGCCGCCGCCGGCCCGGCGCCGGTCAGTCCGGTGGCAACGGTCACGAGCAACACGAAAGCCGCGCCGATCCATCTTGACGGTCTCAACATGGATCAGACGATGACCGTCAATGTTGACGAGAGAATCGGCGAAATCACCTGCGTCGTCGACAGGATTCCTGTCGACGAACGGTCAGAAGCGGGCGAGCTCCTCCGGGACGCCGATCGCGGAACGCAGGTCAGGACGGTCGGCGTACTCGCCGATCACACCGGCCAGGAACCCGGGGTCGACGCCGATCGTCGTCAATGAGTTGAGTGGGCCGTAGCGAAGTCCCCGTTTGCGAACCAGCGCCGGGTCCGTCAGCACCAGGTTGACCTGCCGCTCACCGCGCAGGATGGACCCCCACCAGGTGTCCAGGATCGCGGGCGGGGCGCCGAGCGCCTCCCACGGCACGAAGATCGACCCGAACGCCTGCCGGTCCTCAATCCCGTCCGGGCGCAGGCGCACGCCGATCCCGCGCAGCGCGGCGATCCAGGCGACGCTCAGGAGCACGACCTGGAGCAGCAGAAGAGCGGCAGGAAGCCGGGCGTTCCACGCCCCACGGAGCCGGTGACCAGGACGCTGAAACCGCGGCCGGACAGGATCGCGAGGCCCACGGCGCCGACGACCAGAGCCGGGTTCACCGGAACTCGAACATCGGCACGCCGGGCCGCGCCACCAGCGCGGCCGACCGATCCGAACGGAGCCGGGAGTGCGCCGCCAGGGCGAGCAGGAGGCCCAGCGCGGTGACCGCCATGCCCAGGCCCGGTCCGGCCTGATCAAGAACCGCGGCGCCACCGACGGCCGCCAGCAGCACCACGGGCAGAACCGCGGCCCGCCACCGGACCAACCACTCAAGGAACTCGATCTGCACGCGGTGAGCGTAGAGGGGAGAAC includes these proteins:
- a CDS encoding extracellular catalytic domain type 1 short-chain-length polyhydroxyalkanoate depolymerase — protein: MTVATGLTGAGPAAAATGFSEVTSFGSNPGNQRMFTYVPTSAGTGAPVVVLFHGCGGQAQDLDVNTGWRKYADLYGFHLVLPEQKPENVGSGGIVPHKCFSAWNEADRTHGGDGEARSVVQMVDHMATTYGADMSRVFVTGYSGGGAATNVMLAAYPDRFKAGAVFFGMPYGCADTESAYFRTGSLGPCSGSTSTLTPQQWGDRVRGSYPGYSGTRPPVQIWHGGADPLISPRSLDYQRDQWTNVFGISRTPASTTTPGSGITKSVYGSGQVETWLIADMGHEQPVDPGTGVQNCGVSGVGYAQICGPYHATLFFGLGSGTPPPATTCWTATNAAHIAAGRARTVSLSAYAVGSGDHLGLAASAVSRSVQQTAPGHYVRVTACP